The following DNA comes from Buttiauxella agrestis.
ATGTCCGTTTTTGAAAACGTCGCGTTCGGTTTAAGAATGCAGAAAACGCCTGACGCGCAGATAACGCCGCGCGTGACTGAAGCGTTAAAAATGGTGCAGTTAGAGGAATTTGCCCAACGTAAACCGCATCAGCTTTCTGGCGGCCAGCAGCAGCGTGTGGCCATTGCGCGGGCGGTGGTCAATAAACCGCGATTACTACTGCTTGATGAGTCGCTTTCTGCGCTCGACTACAAATTGCGCAAGCAAATGCAGAACGAACTTAAAGCCCTCCAGCGTAAACTCGGCATTACCTTCGTATTCGTCACTCACGACCAGGAAGAAGCGTTGACCATGTCCGACAGGATTGTGGTGATGCGCGATGGTCGTATTGAGCAAGACGGCACGCCGCGCGAAATTTACGAAGAACCTAAAAACCTGTTCGTGGCGAGCTTTATCGGTGAAATCAATATCTTTGATGCGATCGTTATTGAACGTGTTGATGAACAGCGCGTGCTGGCGAGCGTCGAAGGCCGCGAGTGCCATATTTACGCAAGCATGCCGGTTACGACAGGTCAGCATCTGAAAGTGCTGCTGCGCCCGGAAGATTTACGCGTTGAAGAAATCAACGATACTCATGTGGCAGAGGGTTTAATCGGTTATGTGCGGGAGCGTAACTACAAAGGCATGACGCTGGAATCTAATGTCGAGCTGGAAAACGGCAAAATGGTGATGGTCAGCGAATTCTTCAACGAAGACGACCCTGATTTTGACCACACTCTCGACCAGAAAATGTCGATTAACTGGGTTGAAAGTTGGGAGGTCGTGCTGGCAGATGAAGAGCTCGCGTAAATTCCAGAACCTTGTGATCGCCACTATTGTCGGTTGGCTGGTACTGTTCGTGTTCCTGCCCAATCTGATGATCATCGGCACCAGTTTCCTGACGCGTGATGACGCTAATTTCGTCAGCATGGTTTTCACGCTGGATAACTACACCCGGCTTGCAGACCCTTTGTACGCGCAGGTTTTGCTACACTCGCTAAATATGGCGGTGATTGCCACCCTCGCCTGCCTGGTTCTGGGCTATCCGTTTGCGTGGTTCCTCGCGCGTTTACCCGAACGGGTGCGCCCGTTGCTGCTGTTTTTACTGATTGTCCCCTTCTGGACCAACTCGTTAATTCGCATTTATGGACTGAAAATCTTTCTCAGCACCAAAGGGTATATGAATGCGTTTTTGTTGTGGCTGGGGGTGATTGATACGCCTATTCGTATTATGTACACCGAAAGCGCCGTCATTCTTGGCCTTGTGTATATCCTGCTGCCATTTATGGTAATGCCGCTGTACTCGAGCATTGAAAAGCTTGATAAGCCGCTACTGGAAGCGGCGCGGGATTTAGGGGCCAGCAAACTTCAGACCTTTATCCGCATTATTATTCCGCTCACCATGCCGGGCATTATTGCCGGATGCTTATTAGTGATGCTGCCCGCGATGGGACTGTTTTACGTCTCCGACTTAATGGGCGGTGCGAAAAACCTGCTGATTGGCAACGTGATTAAGAGCCAGTTCCTGAACATCCGCGACTGGCCGTTTGGGGCGGCCACCAGCATTACTCTCACGCTGGTAATGGGCCTGATGCTGCTGATTTACTGGCGTACCGCCAGCTTGTTGAATAAAAAGGTGGAATTAGAATGATAGGTCGCCTGCTTCGTGGCGGCTTTATGACCGCTATCTACGCGTATCTGTATATTCCCATCATCATTTTGATCGTTAACTCGTTTAACAGTTCGCGTTTCGGCATTAACTGGCAGGGCTTTACCGGAAAGTGGTACTGCTTGCTGATGAATAACGACAGCCTGCTACAGGCCGCACAGCATTCACTGACTATGGCGGTGTTTTCTGCCACCGCAGCAACGCTGATTGGTTCGCTGACCGCTGTGGCACTGTATCGCTACCGTTTTCGTGGCAAGCCGTTCGTCAGCGGTATGCTATTTGTGGTGATGATGTCGCCCGATATCGTGATGGCGATTTCACTGCTGGTGCTGTTTATGCTGCTCGGGGTTTCGCTCGGCTTCTGGTCGTTGTTATTCTCACACATCACCTTCTGTCTGCCGTTTGTGGTCGTTACCGTCTATTCGCGGCTGAAAGGCTTTGATGTGCGCATGTTAGAAGCGGCGAAAGATCTGGGTGCCAGTGAATTAACTATTCTGCGCAAGATCCTGCTGCCACTCGCGATGCCTGCCGTCGCCGCAGGCTGGTTGCTCAGTTTTACGCTCTCGATGGACGACGTGGTGGTTTCATCTTTTGTGACCGGCCCAAGTTATGAAATTTTACCGTTGAAGATTTACTCAATGGTGAAGGTAGGTGTTTCGCCAGAGGTGAACGCACTTGCCACCATTTTGTTAGTACTCTCGCTGGTCCTGGTCATTGCCAGTCAGCTTATTCTTCGTGATAAAACCAGGGGACATTAAAATGACTAAATGGCCACGCCACCTGCTAGCTGCAGGCGTTCTGACGCTCGGTATGGGCACTGCACATGCCGACGACAGCAAAACTCTCTACTTCTATAACTGGACCGAGTACGTGCCGCCAGGCCTGCTTGAACAGTTCACCAAAGAAACCGGCATTAAAGTGATTTATTCGACTTACGAATCGAATGAAACCATGTATGCCAAGCTCAAAACGTATAAAGACGGTGCCTATGATTTAGTGGTGCCATCAACTTACTTTGTGGCGAAAATGCGCAAAGAAGGCATGATCCAGAAGATCGATAAAAGCAAACTGAGCAATTTCAAAAACCTCGATCCTGAAATGCTTAATAAGCCCTTTGACCCGAATAACGATTACTCCATTCCCTACATCTGGGGTGCGACAGCCATTGGTGTAAACAGTGATGCTATCGACCCGAAAACTGTCACCAGTTGGGCTGATTTATGGAAGCCGGAGTACAAACAAAGCCTGCTGCTGACCGATGATGCGCGCGAAGTGTTCCAGGTCGCGCTGCGTAAGCTCGGTTATTCCGGCAACACGACTGATCCGAAAGAGATTGAAGCGGCTTATCACGAACTTCAAAAGCTGATGCCAAACGTGGCGGCATTCAACTCAGATAACCCAGCCAACCCGTATATGGAAGGCGAAGTGAATCTCGGTATGGTGTGGAATGGCTCGGCGTATGTTGCCCGCCAGGCAGGCACGCCGCTGGAAATTGTCTGGCCGAAAGAAGGTGGGATTTTCTGGATGGATAACTTGTCTATTCCGGCAAATGCCAAAAACGTGGACGGTGCGTTGAAACTAATTAACTTCCTGTTGCGCCCGGAAATTGCAAAACAGGTCGCGGAAACTATCGGCTACCCGACGCCAAACCTTGAAGCACGCAAATTGCTGCCAAAAGAAGTTTCCGGTGATAAGACGCTTTATCCAGATGAAGCCGTGCTGAAAAATGGTGAGTGGCAAAACGATGTCGGCGACGCCAGTACGATTTATGAGAATTATTATCAGAAATTGAAAGCGGGACGCTGAGTTTAGCGTTGATGTATCCCCTCTCCTTCAAGGAGAGGGTTAGGGTGAGGATGGTTTTAAGACAGACCTTTCAACAACCGTTCCACATACTCCGGCACCACTTCGCTGGCTAAACCGTAGAATTTCTCCTCGAACTCACTCCCAACCTGGCTTGGTTCAAGATTTAGCTCAACGGTATGTGCACCTTGCAAACGGGCTTCGTGCACGAACCCGGCAGCCGGGTAAACATGGCCTGATGTGCCGATGGCAATAAAGTAATCGGCTGTCGCCAGCGCCTGGTAAATCTCATCCATACCGAGCGGCATTTCGCCAAACCACACCACATGCGGGCGCAAAGGTGAGGAAAGTTGGCAGCAGTGGCAGCGGTCTTGCGAAGTAATATCCGTTTTCCACTCCAGCACTTGTCCGCTATGCACACAGCGAACTTTTAGCAGCTCACCATGCATATGGATAATATTTTTATTCCCGGCGCGTTCATGCAGATTATCAATATTTTGCGTCACCAACAGAAAGTGATCGCCCAGTTCTTCTTCAAGGCGAGCCAGCGCCAGATGAGCGGCGTTAGGCTTAATTTCTGCCTGCTGGAGTTGCTGGCGACGCGCATTATAAAATGCCTGCACCAGTTCCGGGTCACGAGCAAAACCCTCTGGCGTCGCCACATCTTCTACCCGATGTTCTTCCCACAAGCCATCGGTGGCGCGGAAAGTTCTAATCCCTGACTCGGCGGAAATCCCCGCCCCGGTCAGTACCACAACTCGAGGTTTTTCCATCGCTTCGGGTCCAGGACTGTCTCTGAAAAAAGCACGCTGACGTAAGCGCTGGCGGAGCAATCGTTTGGTTTTGCGAAACCGGCTTAACCGATGTTGACGACGCGATAGCATAATTTACTCCGTGAGATGGAGGAAAGCCGCACCACGCATACCGCCAGCATCGCCATGGCGTGCAGGTTCAATGCGAGGGACTTTTGCCACAGGTAATAAATACTTAGGCAAACGCTCAGGCAGTTGCTGGTACATCTCAGTAAAGTTAGACAACCCACCGCCAATGACCACCAGATGCGCGTCAATGGCGGTCAGCAAGCTGCCGAGGCAACAGGCCAACAGCTCAACAAAACGGTCAACGTGGGCAATCGCTTTATCATCACCCGCACGATAGCGGGCAACGATTTCTTTGGGTTCCAGTGGTTCAGAGTAGAAGTGTTGGTAAACCCATGCAAATCCACGGCCTGAAAGATAGTTTTCGATACAGCCATGCTGGCCGCAACCGCAGCGTGTCAGGGGGATGTCACGGCCCAGCACATTCAGCGCATCAACTGGCAAACGGGTATGGCCAAATTCGCCAGTAATGTAATTACGCCCGGTGATCGATTTACCGTTAACGATAATTCCGCCACCGACGCCAGTGCCGAGAATCAGCCCCATCACCAGCGGGTACTCGCGGAACTCATCATCCCAGGCTTCAGAGAGCGCGAAACAGTTAGCGTCGTTATCCATACGCACTTCACGCCCAAGCATTGCGCTCAAGTCAGCCTGCACCGGTTTGCCACTGGCAGCGGGAACATTTGCTGCATACAACGTGCCATCGTCCGTGACTGGCATGCCAGGGATACCGATACCAACCGAACCTTTGGTACCGAAACGACTATCCGCTTCTTCAACCATGGAAACGATAGCCGCCAGGAAGTTCTCGTAACTGTCGTGTGGAGTGGGTACACGAGTTTCCCACTGTAACTGGCGTTCCGTGTCATAAACCCCAAGAGCCATTTTCGTGCCGCCAATGTCGAATCCGTAATACATCGCTTCGCTGCTCCCCAATACCGCATTATCAATTAATTAATTATTGCCCGCTTAATACTCGTGCTGGGTCGATATTACTGGCTCGGCGAGCTGGATACCAACTGGCGAGTAAACTCAGTAACAACGCTGTGATCAAGACATAAAATACGTCCAGCCAATGAAGTTCTGATGGCAGGAAATCAATAAAGTAGATATCGCCGGACAGGAACTGGTGGCCGATGAGCTTTTCAATCACACGAATGATGTTGGTCAATTGCCATGAAGCCAGTACGCCGACAATCACGCCGCTCACGCTACCAAATAGCCCCGCCAGCAAGCCATACCAGACGAAAATCGCGCGGATCAAACCGTCTTTTGCCCCAAGCGTACGCAACACCGCAATGTCGCTACTCTTGTCTTTCACCGCCATCACCAGCGTGGATACGATGTTAAAACAGGCCACGCCAATCACCAGCACCATCGCCAGATACATGATGGCGCGAATCATTTGAATGTCGCGGTACATATAGCCGTAAGTGCCAATCCAGCTTTTGATATAAACGTATGCGTTAGTGACTTCACCCGCATCGCGCACCAGTTGGTTAGCATTAAAGACATCGTGAACCTTAATGGCGATACCCGTGACGCTGTCGCCCATGTCTAAATAACTCTGGGCGTCCGCCATTGGCACCATAGCAAAGCTATGATCGAGCTGCCCGCTGAGGGCCAGAATGCCTTCAACCTGGAGGCGAACACGCTTCGGCTGCAACAGTTTAGTGCCGCCATCGCTATTCGGGATCATGATGGAGATCCAGTCGCCCTGCTTCACTTTCAGGGCATCGGCCACACCTTTACCGATAATGATTTGTTGCTGCCCGGCTTTAAAGTTCTGCCACGCATTGTTTTGCACATATTGCGGTAACGCGCTCAGATGAGCTTCCTGAGCAGGATCAACACCCTTCACCTGAATGGCACGCAGATTAGGTCCGCTTTCCACCAGCCCCGTAAAGTTGATGTACGGTGCTGCGGCGGCAATGCCCTTCACTTTCTCAATGCGTTGTAAAACACCGCTCCAGTCGTGGAATGGCTGATTCACCGGCTCAATTTCGCCGTGCGGAACCACCGCCAGAATGCGATTATTCAGCTCACGCTCAAAGCCGTTCATCGCACTCAGGCCGACAATCAACACCGCCACACCGAGCGCGATGCCTAACGTTGAAATCACAGATATCAGTGACACCATGCCGCTGCGGCGACGCCCGCGGCTGAAACGTAAACCAATCAGCAGTGACAGTGGCGATGCCATTAATCGGCTCCCATCAAAGTCAGCTCATGACTCAGGCGACCATCTTGCATTTCTAACTGACGAGACATGCGCTTAGCCAGTTTCAGGTCGTGAGTGACCACTAAAAACGCGGTTCCCTGACGCACATTCAGCTCGCCCAATAACTCGAAGATGCTGTCAGCGTTACGCGCATCAAGATTACCGGTTGGCTCATCTGCCAGCACCAGGCGCGGGTTATTCACCAGCGCACGGGCAATCGCCACACGCTGACGCTCGCCGCCCGAAAGCTCAGACGGACGGTGATTACTACGGTGATCAAGCCCTACCGCTTTAAGCATTTCCAGCGCGCGTTGCTTAGTATCATCGGTATTGTTTTTACCGATTAGCAGCGGCATGGCGACGTTTTCCATCGCCGTGAAATCTGGCAGCAAATGGTGGAACTGGTAGATAAAGCCCAGTTCGCGGTTACGCAGTTCGGCTTTAGCGGAAGACGACATAGAACTCATCGCCTTACCGTTGAAAATCACATCGCCAGAAGTGGGTGTATCCAACCCGCCCAGCAGATGCAGCAAAGTACTTTTGCCAGAGCCGGAGCTGCCGACAATCGCCATTAACTCGCCGGTATTAATACTGAAGCTGACATCATGCAATACGTCCGTTTGCACTTTGCCTTCCTGATAGCGTTTGCACAGCTTGTCACACTGCAACAGGACAGAATTACTCATAACGTAAAGCCTCAGCGGGAAGTGTCGCGGCAGCGCGCCACGACGGGTAAAGCGTGGATAACAGTGCGACAGCCATAGCAATAATCGCAATCACAATAACTTGTACAGGGTCGATAGCGACGGGCAGCGCGGCGCCATCCAGCAACGCGCCAATAATCGGCATCAAATTGTTCAGCTGGCTGGCAAGCAAAGCGCCTAATAATGCGCCCAACAAAGCGCCAATCACACCTGCGCTCGCCCCTTGCACCATAAACACCGCCATGATTTGGCGACGTGTTAATCCCTGGGTCTGAAGAATGGCGACTTCGCCCTGCTTTTCCATTACCAGCAGGCCAAGAGAGGTGATGATGTTAAATGCAGCGACGGCCACAATCAGGCTTAACAGCAGGCCCATCATGTTTTTCTCCATGCGCACGGCCTGGAACAACTCGCCTTTACGTTCGCGCCAGTCCTTCCATTCGGTGCCCGGCGGCAACGTTTGTTGGCTTAAAACGTCTACTTTCAGCGGTTCAGCCAGCCACAAACGCCAGCCGGTGATATTGCCTGCCGGGTAGCGCATCAGACGCGAGGCATCCTGCTGGTTCACCAGCATCTGATAGCCGTCGACTTCGCTGCTGGCCGCGAAAGTCCCGATGACCGTAAACAGACGCTGGCTTGGCAAACGGCCCATCGGCGTGAACTGGCTCGCTGACGGCACCATGACGCGGATACTGTCACCGCGTTTAATACCCAGTTGCCCGGCAAGTTGTTCACCGAGAATGATGTTGTATTTCCCGGCGACCAGGTCAGTTTGTTTCACGTTCACCAGGAACGGCGAAAGGGGATCTTTTTCTTCAGGTTTCACGCCCAACATCACGCCGACCGCGACACTGCGCGCGCTTTGTAGCACCACATCGCCAGTGGTCACGGGCGCAATACGCGTGACACCTTCAAGTTTGAGATCTTTAGCAGGGAGAGTTTCTGGGTTAATCGAGCCGCCAGGCGAAGTGATGATCGCTTGTGGCATTAGCCCAAGAATGTTGTTTTGCAGCTCACGCTCGAAGCCGTTCATCACGGAAAGCACCGTCACCAGCGCCATTACGCCAAGCGTAATGCCGATAGTCGACAGCCATGAGACGAAACGACCGAAACGGTCAGATGCTCGCCCACGCATGTAGCGCAGGCCTATAAATAACGCGACAGGTTGATACATGTATTCCGTCTTGTTGCAGTTGCGGATGCAAAGTTGGCGAGAAGTATATAAGCGATACCGTATCAAGTAAATGAAACGTAACGTTTTTTTGATATTTCAGAACATGCGAAATCCCTGTTAAATCAAACTCATAACATCTTGTTTTCGAAGTCAAAGCTGCGATAAAACGGAGATAAATTGTTCCTGCGGAATTTCCTAAATGCGCCAGATTCTTACAAAAACAGACAATTCAGGTAAAAAAATGTCGGGCAATCTTCCACCCTGAAGGCCAATACAGGGCAACAGAAGAAACTACGGGCGCATGAAAAACAAACAATTGTGGATAAATCATATCAAAGGGCTGTGCATTTGCCTGGTCGTCATTTACCACTCAGTAATCACCTTTTATCCCCACCTGGTTCAGTTCCAGAGCGGGCTCCCGGAATACATCGCTAAGAGCTGGATTTACCTTAACTTGTATCTGGCGCCCTTCCGGATGCCGGTGTTCTTCTTTATTTCAGGCTTTTTGATAACCCGTTATATCGACGCAGTGCAATGGCGTGATTGTGTTGATAAGCGCCTGTGGAATATCTTTTATGTTCTGCTGTTGTGGGGCGTCTTGCAGTGGCTGGGAATTTCGTTAATCAACCAGTGGCTGGCGCCGGATCTGGTACGCAACCCGACCTCTAACGCAGCCTATTCAGAAACCTTGATCCAGTTTGCCACCAGCATGGCGAAAGCCAGCACCAGCCTTTGGTATCTTTATGCGTTAGTGCTTTATTTCCTGGTGTTCAAAAGCCTGCGTCAATTCAGAGTCCCGGTCATTTTGATGTTGCTGGCCGTGAACGTCGTGATTAGCTTTGCGCCACTACCCTGGTGGGGCATGAACAGCGTGGTACGTAATATGTGTTATTACGGGCTGGGAGCGTGGTTCGGTACGCAATTAATGACGGCAATGAAAGAATTTAATCTTCGTCAGCATCCCCTGATTTGTGCCGCTGCCGCACTGGTTTCAGTGGCGTTGTATCTGGTCAATGTCCCACTCGTGATTTCGCTAGTCTCGATTTTTGTCATCATGAAGCTGTTTTATCTGCTCGATAACTGGCGTGAAAGCCGTACCGATGCATTCCTTAATATCGTCGGCACCAATACGATTGCTATCTACACCACTCACCGCATCGTTATCGAAGCACTCAGTTTGTTCACCCTTGGGCAGATTAGCGCCGGACGAATTTCCGATAACCTCTTGCTCGCCATTCTGATGGTTTACCCGTTTGTCAGCCTGGCGATTTGCACGGTATTAGGGTTAGGTTTCAGGAAATTATCGCGTGCTGCGTTTGGTGACATGTTCTTTTCACCGCCAGCTAAATTAGTGCCCGCAACGCAGGCGCGTTAAGTCACACTCTGTGGACGATGAATCCCAGGTTGCGGTGCGATTGTGTTGCTAATACAAAACGATCGCGGATAATAATAAGCAACTTCTTGACGCGTCTGGTGGTCATTTGCCCACAAAGCACGGCGCAACCTGAGAGATTCTGACATCCGATATGCCTGAAAATTATCGCTACTCCTTACCTGTAAAAGCTGGCGATCAGCGCCAGCTTGGTGAACTCACCGGCTCTGCGTGCGCGACTGAAGTTGCCGAAATCACTGAGCGCCATAATGGCCCGGTGGTGTTGATCGCCCCTGATATGCAGAATGCGCTGCGTCTGCATGACGAAATCAGCCAGTTTACGGAAAGCATGGTGATGAATCTTGCCGACTGGGAAACCCTGCCTTACGACAGTTTCTCGCCGCATCAGGAAATCATCTCTTCACGTTTATCAACACTATATCAGCTACCAACCATGCAGCGCGGCGTGTTAATCCTGCCGGTGAATACTCTGATGCAACGCGTGTGTCCACACAGCTATTTACACGGACACGCGTTAGTGATGAAGAAAGGCCAGCGTTTGTCGCGTGATAACCTGCGCAGCCAGCTGGAACAAGCCGGTTATCGCAGCGTTGATCAGGTCATGGAGCACGGTGAATTTGCGACCCGTGGCGCATTGTTGGATTTGTATCCGATGGGCAGCGACCAGCCCTATCGCATCGACTTTTTCGATGATGAAATCGACAGCCTGCGCGTTTTTGACGTAGATACGCAGCGCACGCTCGAAGAAGTCGACGCCATTAACCTGCTCCCTGCGCACGAATTCCCGACCGATAAATCCGCCATCGAGCTGTTCCGCAGCCAGTGGCGCGACAAGTTTGATGTGAAGCGCGAGCCTGAACATATTTACCAGCAGGTCAGTAAAGGCATGCTCCCGGCGGGGATTGAATACTGGCAGCCGCTGTTCTTCAGCGAACCATTACCGCCACTTTTTAGCTATTTCCCAAAAAACACGCTGCTGATTAATACCGGTGATATCGAAACCAACGCCGAGCGTTTCTGGCAGGATACGTTTGCCCGTTTCGAGAATCGTGGCGTTGACCCAATGCGCCCGCTGCTTCCGCCAGAAAGCCTGTGGTTACGCGTTGACGAACTGTTCAGCGAACTAAAAAACTGGCCGCGCATTCAGCTCAAAACGGAATCGTTAGCCGACAAAGCTGCGTTTACCAACCTGGGTTATCACGCCCTACCCGATCTATCCGTTCAGGCGCAGCAAAAAGCGCCGCTCGATAACCTGCGTAAATTCCTTGAATCTTTCGATGGCCCCGTCGTATTTTCCGTCGAAAGTGAAGGCCGCCGTGAGGCATTAGGCGAACTGTTAGCGCGAATTAAAGTTGCCCCGAAACGTATTTATCGGCTCGATGAAGCGGCCGATAAAGGCCGTTATTTAATGCTGGGTTCCAGCGAACATGGTTTTATCGACACGCTGCGCAACCGGGCGCTAGTTTGTGAAAGTGACCTGCTGGGAGAGCGCGTCAGCCGCCGCCGTCAGGACAGCCGTCGCACTATTAACCCGGATACGTTGATTCGCAACCTGGCCGAGTTGCATACCGGGCAGCCTGTTGTGCACCTCGAGCATGGCGTCGGGCGATATGCCGGCCTCACCACTCTTGAAGCGGGCGGTATTACAGCTGAATACCTGATGCTGACCTACGCAGGGGACGCCAAACTTTATGTCCCTGTTTCGTCGCTCCATTTAATTAGCCGTTATGCGGGTGGTGCCGAAGAAAATGCACCATTGCATAAGCTCGGCAGCGATGCCTGGTCGCGCGCGCGTCAAAAAGCGGCTGAGAAAGTGCGCGATGTGGCGGCAGAACTGCTGGATATTTACGCTCAACGTGCCGCCAAACAAGGCTTCGCCTTCAAGCATGACCGTGAACAGTACCAAATGTTCTGCGATGCTTTCCCGTTTGAAACCACACCGGACCAGGCGCAGGCCATCAACGCGGTATTAAGCGACATGTGCCAGCCCTTGGCCATGGACCGCCTGGTATGTGGCGACGTCGGCTTTGGTAAAACCGAAGTTGCGATGCGTGCCGCTTTCCTCGCGGTGGAAAACAACAAACAAGTTGCGGTACTCGTGCCAACGACGCTGCTGGCCCAACAGCACCTCGACAACTTCCGTGACCGTTTTGCTAACTGGCCGGTGCGTATCGAAATGCTGTCGCGTTTTCGTACCGCTAAAGAGCAAGCGCAAATTCTGGAAGAGGCGCGTGAAGGGAAAGTCGACATTCTTATCGGCACCCATAAGCTGCTGCAAAATGATGTGAAGATGAAAGATCTCGGCCTGCTGATCGTCGATGAAGAGCACCGTTTTGGTGTGCGCCATAAAGAGCGTATCAAGGCGATGCGTGCCGATGTGGATATTCTGACGCTGACCGCCACCCCGATTCCACGAACCTTGAATATGGCGATGAGTGGAATGCGCGATTTATCGATTATCGCTACTCCGCCAGCCCGCCGTCTGGCAGTGAAAACCTTCGTGCGTGAATACGACAGCCTGGTGGTTCGCGAAGCCATCCTGCGCGAAGTGCTGCGTGGCGGCCAGGTTTACTATCTTTACAATGATGTTGAAAACATCCAGAAAGCGGCAGACAAACTCGCGGAATTGGTTCCGGAAGCGCGAATCACCATCGGTCACGGCCAAATGCGCGAGCGTGAACTGGAACGGGTGATGAACGATTTCCACCACCAGCGTTTTAACGTGCTGGTGTGCACCACGATTATCGAAACCGGTATCGATATTCCGACAGCCAACACCATTATCATTGAACGTGCAGACCATTTCGGCCTCGCGCAGCTGCACCAGCTCCGTGGCCGCGTTGGGCGTTCGCATCACCAGGCTTATGCGTGGCTGCTGACGCCTCACCCGAAAGCCATGACCACCGATGCGCAAAAGCGCCTCGAAGCTATCGCTTCTCTCGAAGATTTAGGGGCGGGTTTTGCGCTGGCAACACACGACCTGGAAATCCGAGGTGCAGGTGAATTGCTTGGTGAAGGCCAAAGCGGCTCAATGGAAACAATCGGCTTTTCTCTGTATATGGAAATGCTGGAAAACGCGGTCGATGCGCTCAAAGAAGGTCGCGAGCCATCGCTTGAAGATTTGACCAGCAGCCAGACCGAAGTCGAATTGCGCATGCCTGCCCTGCTGCCAGATGATTTTATCCCG
Coding sequences within:
- a CDS encoding acyltransferase family protein; protein product: MKNKQLWINHIKGLCICLVVIYHSVITFYPHLVQFQSGLPEYIAKSWIYLNLYLAPFRMPVFFFISGFLITRYIDAVQWRDCVDKRLWNIFYVLLLWGVLQWLGISLINQWLAPDLVRNPTSNAAYSETLIQFATSMAKASTSLWYLYALVLYFLVFKSLRQFRVPVILMLLAVNVVISFAPLPWWGMNSVVRNMCYYGLGAWFGTQLMTAMKEFNLRQHPLICAAAALVSVALYLVNVPLVISLVSIFVIMKLFYLLDNWRESRTDAFLNIVGTNTIAIYTTHRIVIEALSLFTLGQISAGRISDNLLLAILMVYPFVSLAICTVLGLGFRKLSRAAFGDMFFSPPAKLVPATQAR
- the lolD gene encoding lipoprotein-releasing ABC transporter ATP-binding protein LolD, which encodes MSNSVLLQCDKLCKRYQEGKVQTDVLHDVSFSINTGELMAIVGSSGSGKSTLLHLLGGLDTPTSGDVIFNGKAMSSMSSSAKAELRNRELGFIYQFHHLLPDFTAMENVAMPLLIGKNNTDDTKQRALEMLKAVGLDHRSNHRPSELSGGERQRVAIARALVNNPRLVLADEPTGNLDARNADSIFELLGELNVRQGTAFLVVTHDLKLAKRMSRQLEMQDGRLSHELTLMGAD
- the mfd gene encoding transcription-repair coupling factor, with protein sequence MPENYRYSLPVKAGDQRQLGELTGSACATEVAEITERHNGPVVLIAPDMQNALRLHDEISQFTESMVMNLADWETLPYDSFSPHQEIISSRLSTLYQLPTMQRGVLILPVNTLMQRVCPHSYLHGHALVMKKGQRLSRDNLRSQLEQAGYRSVDQVMEHGEFATRGALLDLYPMGSDQPYRIDFFDDEIDSLRVFDVDTQRTLEEVDAINLLPAHEFPTDKSAIELFRSQWRDKFDVKREPEHIYQQVSKGMLPAGIEYWQPLFFSEPLPPLFSYFPKNTLLINTGDIETNAERFWQDTFARFENRGVDPMRPLLPPESLWLRVDELFSELKNWPRIQLKTESLADKAAFTNLGYHALPDLSVQAQQKAPLDNLRKFLESFDGPVVFSVESEGRREALGELLARIKVAPKRIYRLDEAADKGRYLMLGSSEHGFIDTLRNRALVCESDLLGERVSRRRQDSRRTINPDTLIRNLAELHTGQPVVHLEHGVGRYAGLTTLEAGGITAEYLMLTYAGDAKLYVPVSSLHLISRYAGGAEENAPLHKLGSDAWSRARQKAAEKVRDVAAELLDIYAQRAAKQGFAFKHDREQYQMFCDAFPFETTPDQAQAINAVLSDMCQPLAMDRLVCGDVGFGKTEVAMRAAFLAVENNKQVAVLVPTTLLAQQHLDNFRDRFANWPVRIEMLSRFRTAKEQAQILEEAREGKVDILIGTHKLLQNDVKMKDLGLLIVDEEHRFGVRHKERIKAMRADVDILTLTATPIPRTLNMAMSGMRDLSIIATPPARRLAVKTFVREYDSLVVREAILREVLRGGQVYYLYNDVENIQKAADKLAELVPEARITIGHGQMRERELERVMNDFHHQRFNVLVCTTIIETGIDIPTANTIIIERADHFGLAQLHQLRGRVGRSHHQAYAWLLTPHPKAMTTDAQKRLEAIASLEDLGAGFALATHDLEIRGAGELLGEGQSGSMETIGFSLYMEMLENAVDALKEGREPSLEDLTSSQTEVELRMPALLPDDFIPDVNTRLSFYKRIASAKTAHELDELKVELIDRFGLLPDPARNLLDIAALRQQAQKLGVRKIEGNEKGGVIEFAEKNNVNPVWLIGLLQKQPQHYRLDGPTRLKFIEDLADRKARMEWVRNFMHQLAQNAAA
- the lolC gene encoding lipoprotein-releasing ABC transporter permease subunit LolC encodes the protein MYQPVALFIGLRYMRGRASDRFGRFVSWLSTIGITLGVMALVTVLSVMNGFERELQNNILGLMPQAIITSPGGSINPETLPAKDLKLEGVTRIAPVTTGDVVLQSARSVAVGVMLGVKPEEKDPLSPFLVNVKQTDLVAGKYNIILGEQLAGQLGIKRGDSIRVMVPSASQFTPMGRLPSQRLFTVIGTFAASSEVDGYQMLVNQQDASRLMRYPAGNITGWRLWLAEPLKVDVLSQQTLPPGTEWKDWRERKGELFQAVRMEKNMMGLLLSLIVAVAAFNIITSLGLLVMEKQGEVAILQTQGLTRRQIMAVFMVQGASAGVIGALLGALLGALLASQLNNLMPIIGALLDGAALPVAIDPVQVIVIAIIAMAVALLSTLYPSWRAAATLPAEALRYE